AAAAATCTGAATTATATACAATGGCTGAACGATGATGATTCACCGGAAGATGTTCTGGAAAGCATTGACGTGTTTATCAACCTGGCTGGTGAGTCCATTAACAGTGGAAGATGGACGGAAGATCGCAAAAAACGGATATTAAACAGCCGCATTACAGCCACGAAGGAAGTTCGCCGGATTATCAGCCGCCTTGAAGAAAAGCCGTATACACTTATAAATGCCAGCGCCGTTGGTTACTATGGCACTTCCCAGGTTGAAACTTTCACCGAATCTTCCAGGAAAAGCGGTACTGATTTTTTGGCTGAAACAGTAAGACGCTGGGAGGAAGAGGCAGCCAAAGCAGAAGAATTTGAAGTCAGGACAGTATTCTGCAGGTTTGGAATCATTCTTGAGAAAAACGATGGTGCTCTTCCGCGAATGGCCCTTCCTTATAAATTATTTGCCGGAGGGACTGTCGGAACAGGCAGCCAATGGGTTTCCTGGATTCATTTAGATGATGCCGTAAGCGGAATCCTTTATTGCATTGAACACGAACAGCTTCAGGGTCCCGTAAATTTCACATCGCCCTATCCTGTGACTATGAAGGAATTTGGGCAAATACTTGGAGAAGTCCTTAATCGCCCGCACTGGATGCCTGCTCCGGGCTTTGCTCTAAAAATAGCTCTTGGAGAGATGAGTACCCTGGTATTAGAGGGGCAAAAAGTACTTCCTGAAAAATTGCAGTCATTCGGTTACGAATTTTTATATCCAGAATTAAAGGCAGCTCTTAGCGATATTTATAAATGAAATTTGTATCATTTTTTTCAAATAAGGGAAAAATAAGGGAAGTGTGAACCTTATTCTGAAAGGATGATACAAAGTGGACAAAAAGAAAAGAGACAAATCCAAAAGCACTTTATCAAGCATGCAGGAAGTAACTTATTCAAGAGAATTCAAAAGAGCTGACAAAGCAGGCGGATTTGCAGGCAGACAGTCAAAACATTAATTTCCACCCATACCATCCCTATTAAAGGCACATGATAAAGGTACGGAAATAATTAGTTTCCGCACCTTTATTGCTGAAAGGGGTTATTTGCAATGGGCCGTGCACATGGACATAAAACTCGCGATAAAAACAAATCATCACTTCCACAAGTACCAAAAAACATGAAATCTGACGGCATCGACGTAGAATTTAACCGCGAACTTGCCGATCATGATGATCTCGAGGCAATGGCACGTTCCAAGGCTGCTGATCAGCGGGCAAAGAGCAGACAAAAACGCTAGCCTAAATAGAAAAGCGGAAGCCCATGCCCATGAAGGAGCACAGACTAAGAATGCCACGTCCTGTGGCAACGTCTGCATAACCCGTATCCTGCGGACCTCAGGCATAAGTCGGTTCCTGTAAGAAGGCGTTCTTCCTTCTGAAAGGAAATGGCTTATGACGTCCCTAGGAGCCGCAGTTAGACAAGCTTGTGACCTCGAGGGGGCAGTCACTGGAGCGAGACATTTATCGACATTCAGAATTCTATGCTTTTCTATTATTAAAGGACAAAAAAAGCAGGAACCTCAGGTTCCTGCCTTTCATATTTCTGCTCAGTGAGTGTGTGCTTCTTTTTTGCCTATTCCGTGACCGCCTTTTATCATTGTTTTAATATAGGGGATGGCGAATCTGTCAACACCCCAGCAGTAAGCACCTGCACCTGTAAATAGAAGGATGATTGCTGCTGTATA
This window of the Cytobacillus pseudoceanisediminis genome carries:
- a CDS encoding YfhD family protein, which codes for MGRAHGHKTRDKNKSSLPQVPKNMKSDGIDVEFNRELADHDDLEAMARSKAADQRAKSRQKR
- a CDS encoding TIGR01777 family oxidoreductase; protein product: MRIAIAGGTGFVGNALVKKLLEKKHEIFILTRNISHKQHSKNLNYIQWLNDDDSPEDVLESIDVFINLAGESINSGRWTEDRKKRILNSRITATKEVRRIISRLEEKPYTLINASAVGYYGTSQVETFTESSRKSGTDFLAETVRRWEEEAAKAEEFEVRTVFCRFGIILEKNDGALPRMALPYKLFAGGTVGTGSQWVSWIHLDDAVSGILYCIEHEQLQGPVNFTSPYPVTMKEFGQILGEVLNRPHWMPAPGFALKIALGEMSTLVLEGQKVLPEKLQSFGYEFLYPELKAALSDIYK
- a CDS encoding YfhE family protein, yielding MDKKKRDKSKSTLSSMQEVTYSREFKRADKAGGFAGRQSKH